A portion of the Drosophila sechellia strain sech25 chromosome 2R, ASM438219v1, whole genome shotgun sequence genome contains these proteins:
- the LOC6618833 gene encoding unconventional prefoldin RPB5 interactor-like protein: protein MDRREDALLQALQTNASETERWEAFKRDNESTIRNLDKFAQNLSVEVMVPIGRKALMPGELIHTNELLVGHYEGYFSACSAHKAKEICQYRLKLAEEQLKKLAVENDLWQKKLYTPFAEGAVPSGDQVEIMEDFNEESHNKWLAEHRKRMRQQKQKERLEREVEPAEKDNEVLRKLEEREMMEELGLDPDSIDEGQLHDMLSQEPQKSNNESSPKSLTQEEEDELWKKLEAEEQNEVAELSSEAEKSLKTTDKLVRQLMSGETETPSSKKRTAGTKRNVEIQEAISEDDDDDDDGDQEEEVRTIREQMALLPNEDREPFLRAQLHVLKAKMRKIQKVNFISDELIHLMNVVVMLEDDLQDLIFEQELEASEEEEEVAKNSHLPEEPSEEILTTSEASTNKRRISFALDDEKLEFRREETVAEMLPNAKKNTRDIIKLNASVKPAGDPQPVSIKTKRQSNRDILQKVERNIEFVKENQSVQDFDLLNRIMEESTGLINTLHISFTHSGAIPSPSSDQSDGIPEKPSDFYEKYEKDRARLNDSFPIYVNGFEGEEQVKVPILSEAARGSAYEDPRSQFSKPNSSDISFTHSGAIPSPSSDQSEDIPGNPSDCYEKYEKDRTQFSKPNSSTDPESAIKSILRNKSAVDLEPHNVNQQPKKGKKGRKPKKKERTLDDDLRDMSAYQKVMHDLVEKEPTAPEPLPPGKFIDSHAPKKRVSRFKEQRALNKT from the exons atggaCCGGCGAGAGGATGCTCTGCTACAG GCCCTCCAAACGAACGCCAGCGAGACAGAGCGCTGGGAAGCCTTCAAGCGCGATAATGAGAGCACCATCCGGAACTTGGACAAGTTCGCCCAGAATCTCAGCGTGGAGGTTATGGTGCCCATTGGACGGAAGGCGCTGATGCCCGGCGAGCTGATCCACACCAACGAGCTTCTGGTGGGTCACTACGAGGGCTACTTCTCCGCCTGCTCCGCCCACAAGGCCAAGGAGATCTGCCAGTACCGCCTGAAGCTTGCCGAAGAGCAGCTGAAGAAGCTGGCCGTGGAGAACGATCTGTGGCA GAAAAAACTCTACACTCCATTTGCGGAGGGGGCGGTTCCCAGTGGCGACCAAGTAGAAATTATGGAGGATTTCAACGAGGAGTCTCACAACAAGTGGTTGGCGGAGCACAGAAAGCGAATGCGTCAGCAAAAGCAGAAGGAGCGCCTCGAACGGGAGGTGGAACCTGCGGAGAAAGATAATGAAGTGCTGCGGAAGCTAGAAGAGCGAGAAATGATGGAGGAACTGGGTCTAGATCCAGATAGTATCGACGAGGGTCAGTTGCACGATATGCTGAGTCAAGAACCTCAGAAATCCAACAACGAAAGTAGTCCTAAATCCTTAACCCAGGAAGAGGAGGATGAGCTGTGGAAGAAGCTGGAAGCCGAGGAGCAGAACGAAGTCGCGGAGCTCAGCTCAGAAGCAGAAAAAAGCCTTAAAACAACAGATAAACTAGTGCGCCAGCTAATGTCCGGAGAAACAGAAACTCCATCTTCCAAAAAACGCACTGCAGGCACCAAAAGAAACGTGGAAATACAGGAAGCCATATCAGaagatgacgatgatgatgatgacggtGACCAGGAGGAAGAGGTGCGAACCATACGGGAGCAAATGGCGCTGCTGCCCAACGAAGATCGTGAGCCGTTCCTCAGAGCTCAACTGCATGTACTCAAAGCAAAAATGAGGAAGATACAAAAGGTCAACTTTATAAGCGATGAGCTGATTCACTTGATGAATGTGGTGGTCATGCTAGAGGACGACCTACAGGATTTGATATttgagcaggagctggaggccAGCGAGGAAGAGGAGGAAGTAGCCAAAAACAGTCATCTTCCAGAGGAGCCAAGCGAAGAGATTTTGACTACATCTGAAGCCAGCACAAATAAACGTCGCATTTCGTTTGCCCTCGACGACGAAAAACTTGAATTTAGAAGGGAGGAGACCGTTGCCGAAATGTTGCCCAACGCGAAAAAGAACACGAGGGATATCATTAAGCTAAATGCATCTGTTAAACCGGCAGGAGATCCACAACCCGTATCCATTAAAACAAAACGTCAATCAAACCGGGATATCTTGCAAAAAGTAGAAAGGAACATTGAGTTTGTCAAGGAAAACCAGAGTGTCCAGGACTTCGATTTGCTCAATCGAATTATGGAAGAGTCTACGGGACTCATCAACACCTTACACATAAGTTTCACACATTCTGGTGCCATACCTTCGCCCAGTAGTGATCAAAGCGATGGCATACCAGAAAAACCCTCTGATTTCTATGAGAAGTATGAGAAGGACCGAGCGCGGCTGAATGATTCGTTTCCTATCTATGTGAACGGTTTTGAAGGCGAGGAGCAAGTTAAAGTTCCCATATTGAGCGAAGCTGCGCGTGGATCAGCCTATGAAGATCCCAGAAGTCAG TTCTCCAAGCCCAATTCTTCAGACATAAGTTTCACACATTCCGGTGCCATACCTTCTCCCAGTAGTGATCAAAGCGAAGACATACCTGGAAACCCCTCTGACTGCTATGAGAAGTATGAGAAGGACCGAACGCAGTTCTCCAAGCCCAATTCCTCTACTGACCCTGAATCAGCGATAAAGTCGATCCTACGAAACAAATCTGCTGTGGACTTGGAGCCGCATAATGTCAACCAGCAGCCCAAGAAGGGAAAGAAGGGCCGGAAGCCAAAAAAGAAGGAGCGCACCTTGGACGACGACCTGCGCGACATGAGCGCCTACCAAAAGGTCATGCATGATCTCGTGGAGAAGGAGCCGACTGCGCCGGAGCCTCTGCCCCCGGGCAAGTTCATCGACTCGCATGCGCCCAAGAAGCGGGTTAGCCGCTTCAAGGAGCAGCGAGCCCTTAACAAAACGTAG
- the LOC6618834 gene encoding RNA polymerase II subunit A C-terminal domain phosphatase, whose amino-acid sequence MQNIADEEGATPSHAPGGVAASGAAEGDDGGGGNGGKNSASGNGNNNASGGGIIVLRAALGENEARAVINKWRVREGQFVSAAQILFLYQPVGEDAGKPGGDSAIQRYKSQRAGVVKKRLRKEGELLTKGDAILELSECIHTTVIKDMCADCGADLRQNENGQTSEASVPMVHTMPDLKVTQKLAQKLGHDDTRRLLADRKLVLLVDLDQTVIHTTNDTVPDNIKGIYHFQLYGPHSPWYHTRLRPGTAEFLERMSQLYELHICTFGARNYAHMIAQLLDPEGKFFSHRILSRDECFNATSKTDNLKALFPNGDSMVCIIDDREDVWNMASNLIQVKPYHFFQHTGDINAPPGLSKHELDGEGVDFKEITEKHGDKDKTESSSEVKPEDTDKGDNTVTSTSKDDDVNEESVDVFELEGDAKDPEVSNASSATEAPKEPRDKLNGKTNTEDIVVIDDSSSGSPDAEKAASDGEDVVVIDDNSKESTKAEVPPTPAENNEVVASSTTSPEEKPPSADADVATTSKTPSLRAPLEGQKQIEIEDPDDYLLYLEVILRNIHKRFYSIYDETTEIPDLKVIVPKIRSEVLRGKNLVFSGLVPTQMKLEQSRAYFIAKSLGAEVKPNIGKEITHLVAVNAGTYKVNAAKKEPAIKVVNANWLWTCAERWEHVEEKLFPLDRKVRNKGRQPPAHCHSPEHVVNYSERSEISPSSSKQQEDQSGNFRETLNPLLVFTNADIESMNKDYETFFESDSSSDEGPVNFENPPMDKKLLKRKREDENSNRAHDFFTRSEDIMIGAPNLVEVDISSNEEADDNNEKEDDDDEMPSAKFRRGEDLPSDLELGSESNSEKEPEDEDDGEWNMMGAALEREFLGLEDFDM is encoded by the exons ATGCAGAACATAGCGGACGAGGAGGGCGCGACGCCCAGCCACGCgccagggggcgtggccgcaTCTGGAGCTGCCGAAGGCGATGATGGCGGCGGAGGAAACGGTGGCAAGAACAGCGCCAGcggcaacggcaacaacaacgccagcggtggcggcatcaTTGTTTTGAGAGCTGCGCTGGGAGAGAACGAGGCGAGAGCGGTAATCAATAAATGGCGGGTACGCGAGGGACAATTCGTGTCGGCTGCCCAAATCCTGTTTCTTTACCAGCCCGTGGGCGAGGACGCGGGAAAGCCGGGCGGGGACAGTGCCATCCAGAGGTACAAGTCCCAGCGCGCCGGAGTGGTGAAGAAGCGGCTTCGCAAGGAAGGGGAGCTTCTAACGaaggg GGATGCCATTCTGGAGCTGTCCGAGTGCATACACACCACGGTCATCAAGGACATGTGCGCGGACTGCGGAGCCGACTTGCGTCAGAACGAGAAT GGACAGACCTCCGAGGCCTCGGTGCCAATGGTGCACACCATGCCCGATCTTAAGGTCACCCAGAAGCTGGCCCAGAAGCTCGGGCACGACGACACCCGCCGCCTGTTGGCGGACAGGAAGCTCGTCCTGCTCGTCGATCTCGATCAGACGGTGATCCACACCACCAACGACACTGTGCCGGACAACATCAAGGGCATCTACCATTTCCAGCTGTACGGCCCGCATTCCCCGTGGTACCACACGCGCCTGCGTCCCGGCACAGCTGAGTTTCTGGAGCGCATGTCCCAGCTGTACGAGCTGCACATTTGCACTTTTGGTGCGCGCAACTACGCGCACATGATTGCCCAGCTGCTGGATCCGGAGGGCAAGTTCTTCTCGCACAGGATTCTGTCCAGAGACGAGTGTTTCAACGCCACCAGCAAGACGGACAATTTGAA GGCTCTGTTTCCTAATGGCGATTCCATGGTGTGCATCATAGACGATCGCGAGGATGTGTGGAACATGGCTTCCAATTTGATTCAGGTTAAGCCCTACCACTTCTTTCAACACACTGGTGACATCAATGCCCCGCCGGGCTTGTCCAAGCATGAACTAGATGGCGAAGGCGTTGACTTTAAAG AGATTACCGAGAAACATGGGGACAAAGATAAGACGGAATCCAGCAGCGAAGTCAAACCAGAAGACACCGATAAGGGCGATAATACCGTCACAAGCACGAGCAAAGATGACGATGTAAACGAGGAGTCGGTAGACGTGTTCGAACTAGAGGGCGATGCCAAGGATCCAGAGGTTTCCAACGCCTCAAGCGCTACAGAAGCACCCAAAGAGCCGAGAGACAAATTGAATGGCAAGACTAATACAGAGGATATTGTGGTCATAGACGACAGTTCATCTGGCTCACCAGATGCTGAAAAAGCAGCCAGCGATGGCGAAGACGTAGTTGTTATTGATGATAATTCCAAGGAGAGCACAAAAGCCGAGGTGCCCCCCACGCCGGCAGAAAATAACGAGGTTGTGGCCTCATCCACCACTTCGCCGGAGGAGAAGCCCCCGTCTGCTGACGCGGATGTGGCCACCACGTCTAAGACGCCCAGCTTACGAGCACCGCTCGAGGGGCAAAAGCAGATAGAGATTGAAGACCCCGACGATTACCTGCTGTATCTAGAGGTCATACTTCGTAACATTCACAAGCGATTCTATTCTATTTACGACGAGACCACGGAAATACCCGATCTAAAGGTCATCGTTCCGAAGATTCGGAGCGAAGTGCTGCGCGGCAAGAACCTGGTGTTCTCTGGCCTGGTGCCCACGCAGATGAAGCTTGAGCAGTCGCGGGCATATTTCATAGCCAAGAGCCTGGGAGCCGAAGTGAAGCCCAATATTGGCAAGGAGATAACGCATCTAGTGGCGGTCAACGCAGGCACCTACAAGGTTAACGCCGCCAAAAAAGAGCCTGCCATTAAAGTGGTCAATGCGAATTGGTTGTGGACGTGCGCCGAGCGCTGGGAGCATGTGGAGGAGAAGCTCTTTCCACTGGACCGAAAGGTGCGCAATAAGGGTCGCCAGCCACCCGCCCATTGCCATAGTCCCGAGCACGTGGTCAACTACAGCGAGCGTTCGGAGATCTCACCCTCGAGCAGCAAGCAGCAGGAGGACCAGAGCGGCAACTTCCGCGAAACGCTGAATCCGCTGCTGGTCTTCACCAACGCAGATATCGAGTCCATGAATAAGGACTACGAAACATTCTTCGAGTCAGACTCGTCCAGCGACGAGGGTCCTGTAAATTTTG AAAATCCACCCATGGACAAGAAGCTGTTGAAGAGAAAGCGCGAAGATGAAAATTCCAACAGGGCTCACGACTTTTTCACGCGAAGCGAGGATATAATGATTGGAGCGCCCAACCTCGTGGAGGTGGACATTAGCTCGAACGAGGAGGCCGATGACAATAACGAGAAGGAGGACGATGACGATGAGATGCCCAGCGCCAAGTTTAGGAGAG GGGAGGACCTGCCCTCCGACCTGGAGCTTGGATCCGAGTCCAACAGCGAGAAGGAACcggaggacgaggacgacggCGAATGGAACATGATGGGCGCCGCTCTGGAAAGGGAGTTCCTCGGCCTGGAGGACTTTGACATGTAG
- the LOC6618835 gene encoding peptidylprolyl isomerase domain and WD repeat-containing protein 1 isoform X2, whose product MSDKTKEDLKRSAPEEKDEPQEEAVSSEKEAEGEENAWIGPMPSEQSAPVPAKKKKVLPYEHIYLENLPNAESYERSYMHRDVITHLVCTKTDFVVTASLDGHIKFWKKGELGIEFVKHFRSHLVPIKSLTTNDSGTLLCSAATDQTAKVFDVVNFDMINIIRLGYTPQCSEWINGPGDAVQALAISDSESSRIHIYDGQGGGEALHTLEKLHSSPVVAMCFNVAMETVISVDRNGILEYWQNSKYDYKFPQRLVNFDSKLDTSLFEFAKQKTQVTGLAATPDGKRFAAISTDRKVRVFQFNTGKLIRVFDEALSTYTQMQQTKHALPNMEFGRRMAAERDLEKTAQNATLNILFDSTGNFLLYPTMLGIKVINVVTNRCVTILGKTDNIRPLQVALFQGRIKRQKAAITMEQEASENPALQNILNDPTAFCTAYKKSRFYLYSRRLPSDLQDVDRDIFNEKPSKEDIIAVPEASVVQRIYENVVLHTTKGDIHMRLFFKEVPKTVENFCVHAKNGYYNGHIFHRVIKGFMVQTGDPTGTGTGGKSIWGSDFKDEFVPSLKHDRPYTVSMANAGPNTNGSQFFITVLPTPWLDNKHTVFGRVYRGMEVVLNICNSKANPKTDKPYDDIKIISIHLSN is encoded by the exons ATGAGTGATAAAACCAAGGAAGACCTAAAGCGCAGTGCCCCGGAGGAGAAGGATGAACCTCAGGAGGAAGCAGTGTCATCCGAAAAAGAGGCGGAAGGCGAGGAGAACGCCTGGATTGGACCCATGCCGTCAGAGCAGAGCGCTCCTGTGCCCGCCAAGAAAAAGAAGG TCCTGCCCTATGAACACATCTACCTGGAAAACCTTCCCAATGCTGAGAGCTATGAGAGGAGCTACATGCACCGCGATGTGATCACCCATTTGGTGTGCACGAAGACGGATTTCGTGGTGACCGCCAGTCTGGATGGACACATCAAATTCTGGAAGAAGGGCGAGCTGGGAATCGAGTTCGTCAAGCACTTCCGCAGCCACCTAG TCCCCATCAAATCACTGACCACCAATGACAGCGGCACGCTGCTATGCTCGGCGGCCACGGATCAGACAGCCAAGGTCTTCGATGTAGTCAACTTTGACATGATTAACATCATTCGATTGGGCTACACGCCGCAGTGCAGTGAGTGGATAAATGGGCCGGGAGATGCCGTGCAAGCACTGGCCAT CTCGGATTCAGAGAGCAGCCGCATACACATCTACGACGGGCAAGGAGGCGGAGAAGCCCTTCACACCTTGGAGAAACTTCACTCGTCACCCGTGGTGGCAATGTGCTTCAATGTGGCAATGGAGACCGTCATTTCTGTCGATCGCAATGGTATTCTGGAATACTGGCAAAACTCCAAGTACGACTACAAGTTTCCACAGCGCCTGGTGAATTTTGACTCCAAGCTAGACACAA GCCTCTTTGAGTTTGCAAAACAGAAGACTCAAGTCACGGGCTTAGCTGCCACGCCGGATGGAAAGCGTTTTGCCGCCATTTCCACAGATCGCAAGGTCCGCGTCTTTCAGTTCAACACGGGCAAGTTGATCCGGGTATTCGATGAAGCTCTATCTACATACACCCAAATGCAGCAAACGAAGCACGCACTGCCCAACATGGAGTTTGGCAGAAG AATGGCGGCTGAGCGGGATCTGGAGAAGACTGCACAGAATGCAACccttaatattttatttgacaGCACTGGCAACTTCTTGCTCTACCCAACTATGCTGGGCATCAAGGTGATCAATGTGGTCACGAATCGCTGCGTCACAATTCTAGGAAAAACCGACAACATACGGCCCCTCCAGGTGGCTTTGTTCCAAGGAAGAATTAAGCGCCAAAAAGCTGCTATAACAATGGAGCAAGAGGCCAGTGAAAACCCAGCACTGCAGAATATCCTCAATGATCCGACAGCCTTTTGCACTGCCTACAA GAAAAGCCGCTTCTACTTGTACAGCCGAAGACTGCCCTCGGATCTGCAGGATGTCGACCGTGATATTTTCAACGAGAAGCCCTCGAAGGAGGACATTATCGCCGTACCGGAAGCCTCAG TCGTGCAACGCATCTACGAGAACGTGGTGCTCCACACCACGAAAGGCGATATCCACATGAGGCTGTTCTTCAAGGAGGTTCCAAAGACGGTTGAGAACTTTTGTGTTCATGCGAAAAATGG TTACTACAATGGCCACATATTCCATCGCGTGATCAAGGGCTTCATGGTGCAGACTGGCGATCCCACGGGAACGGGCACGGGCGGAAAATCCATTTGGGGTAGCGATTTCAAAGACGAATTCGTGCCGAGCCTGAAACACGATCGGCCCTACACGGTCAGCATGGCTAACGCGGGTCCGAACACGAATGGCAGCCAGTTCTTTATCACAGTCCTGCCCACG CCTTGGCTCGACAACAAGCACACGGTGTTTGGAAGAGTTTATCGCGGCATGGAGGTGGTTCTCAACATTTGCAATTCCAAGGCGAACCCCAAGACGGACAAGCCCTACGACGacattaaaattatttcaatACACTTAAGTAATTGA
- the LOC6618835 gene encoding peptidylprolyl isomerase domain and WD repeat-containing protein 1 isoform X1 has protein sequence MSDKTKEDLKRSAPEEKDEPQEEAVSSEKEAEGEENAWIGPMPSEQSAPVPAKKKKVLPYEHIYLENLPNAESYERSYMHRDVITHLVCTKTDFVVTASLDGHIKFWKKGELGIEFVKHFRSHLVPIKSLTTNDSGTLLCSAATDQTAKVFDVVNFDMINIIRLGYTPQCSEWINGPGDAVQALAISDSESSRIHIYDGQGGGEALHTLEKLHSSPVVAMCFNVAMETVISVDRNGILEYWQNSKYDYKFPQRLVNFDSKLDTSLFEFAKQKTQVTGLAATPDGKRFAAISTDRKVRVFQFNTGKLIRVFDEALSTYTQMQQTKHALPNMEFGRRMAAERDLEKTAQNATLNILFDSTGNFLLYPTMLGIKVINVVTNRCVTILGKTDNIRPLQVALFQGRIKRQKAAITMEQEASENPALQNILNDPTAFCTAYKKSRFYLYSRRLPSDLQDVDRDIFNEKPSKEDIIAVPEASDEVVQRIYENVVLHTTKGDIHMRLFFKEVPKTVENFCVHAKNGYYNGHIFHRVIKGFMVQTGDPTGTGTGGKSIWGSDFKDEFVPSLKHDRPYTVSMANAGPNTNGSQFFITVLPTPWLDNKHTVFGRVYRGMEVVLNICNSKANPKTDKPYDDIKIISIHLSN, from the exons ATGAGTGATAAAACCAAGGAAGACCTAAAGCGCAGTGCCCCGGAGGAGAAGGATGAACCTCAGGAGGAAGCAGTGTCATCCGAAAAAGAGGCGGAAGGCGAGGAGAACGCCTGGATTGGACCCATGCCGTCAGAGCAGAGCGCTCCTGTGCCCGCCAAGAAAAAGAAGG TCCTGCCCTATGAACACATCTACCTGGAAAACCTTCCCAATGCTGAGAGCTATGAGAGGAGCTACATGCACCGCGATGTGATCACCCATTTGGTGTGCACGAAGACGGATTTCGTGGTGACCGCCAGTCTGGATGGACACATCAAATTCTGGAAGAAGGGCGAGCTGGGAATCGAGTTCGTCAAGCACTTCCGCAGCCACCTAG TCCCCATCAAATCACTGACCACCAATGACAGCGGCACGCTGCTATGCTCGGCGGCCACGGATCAGACAGCCAAGGTCTTCGATGTAGTCAACTTTGACATGATTAACATCATTCGATTGGGCTACACGCCGCAGTGCAGTGAGTGGATAAATGGGCCGGGAGATGCCGTGCAAGCACTGGCCAT CTCGGATTCAGAGAGCAGCCGCATACACATCTACGACGGGCAAGGAGGCGGAGAAGCCCTTCACACCTTGGAGAAACTTCACTCGTCACCCGTGGTGGCAATGTGCTTCAATGTGGCAATGGAGACCGTCATTTCTGTCGATCGCAATGGTATTCTGGAATACTGGCAAAACTCCAAGTACGACTACAAGTTTCCACAGCGCCTGGTGAATTTTGACTCCAAGCTAGACACAA GCCTCTTTGAGTTTGCAAAACAGAAGACTCAAGTCACGGGCTTAGCTGCCACGCCGGATGGAAAGCGTTTTGCCGCCATTTCCACAGATCGCAAGGTCCGCGTCTTTCAGTTCAACACGGGCAAGTTGATCCGGGTATTCGATGAAGCTCTATCTACATACACCCAAATGCAGCAAACGAAGCACGCACTGCCCAACATGGAGTTTGGCAGAAG AATGGCGGCTGAGCGGGATCTGGAGAAGACTGCACAGAATGCAACccttaatattttatttgacaGCACTGGCAACTTCTTGCTCTACCCAACTATGCTGGGCATCAAGGTGATCAATGTGGTCACGAATCGCTGCGTCACAATTCTAGGAAAAACCGACAACATACGGCCCCTCCAGGTGGCTTTGTTCCAAGGAAGAATTAAGCGCCAAAAAGCTGCTATAACAATGGAGCAAGAGGCCAGTGAAAACCCAGCACTGCAGAATATCCTCAATGATCCGACAGCCTTTTGCACTGCCTACAA GAAAAGCCGCTTCTACTTGTACAGCCGAAGACTGCCCTCGGATCTGCAGGATGTCGACCGTGATATTTTCAACGAGAAGCCCTCGAAGGAGGACATTATCGCCGTACCGGAAGCCTCAG ACGAAG TCGTGCAACGCATCTACGAGAACGTGGTGCTCCACACCACGAAAGGCGATATCCACATGAGGCTGTTCTTCAAGGAGGTTCCAAAGACGGTTGAGAACTTTTGTGTTCATGCGAAAAATGG TTACTACAATGGCCACATATTCCATCGCGTGATCAAGGGCTTCATGGTGCAGACTGGCGATCCCACGGGAACGGGCACGGGCGGAAAATCCATTTGGGGTAGCGATTTCAAAGACGAATTCGTGCCGAGCCTGAAACACGATCGGCCCTACACGGTCAGCATGGCTAACGCGGGTCCGAACACGAATGGCAGCCAGTTCTTTATCACAGTCCTGCCCACG CCTTGGCTCGACAACAAGCACACGGTGTTTGGAAGAGTTTATCGCGGCATGGAGGTGGTTCTCAACATTTGCAATTCCAAGGCGAACCCCAAGACGGACAAGCCCTACGACGacattaaaattatttcaatACACTTAAGTAATTGA
- the LOC6618836 gene encoding steroidogenic acute regulatory protein-like has protein sequence MSNMDPSDVRSTAQLILSNARQGNSAYNMQYDMSRAHSINLITEDFLAGYMQDGRMSVVRRFFCLFVTFDLVFVSLLWLICIVINGDNIFTAFHKQIVEYTIYKSLFDVVAVAICRFVVLIFFYAVLYINHWSIIALSTSGSCLFLISKVFVFDWLDSKQQVFEVILIITSFILAWGEAWFLDCRVIPQERHAQHYFRTMTSNDRTPMDQPAILIEQERPPQSVTDFYSLMDTARHSDEEDELDDEYTQMGLDCLRKAYEIIESSDWKVEKVTQKGDTIHSTQRDKIGKIYKLTARIKYPAKALMEDLFYRIEDCPKWNPALLESKIVRKINSYTDITYQVSVGGGGGMVKSRDFVNLRSCRLFYNGQICDDDETAQLSSDDGNISLNRSCEGSVSTISDGDSNTPLLPSSVSSCKATFPSSSKGATMPFDTLGNSLGAKSLGPIVNFDEEPPPLDQDEFEDAKDKVDGEANNMTKPNAPSVGKTKDKVWVTSAISVQYAAVPPSPKYTRGQNIVSGFAFREIVGKSDSCIVEWVLCLDLKGYIPRYVLDAALTSSMTDYISNLRKHVNELRQRGRGRAPRTH, from the exons ATGTCCAATATGGATCCAAGTGATGTCCGCAGTACCGCCCAGCTCATCCTGTCCAACGCTCGGCAGGGAAATAGCGCCTATAACATGCAGTATGATATGT CACGGGCACATTCCATTAACCTGATTACGGAGGACTTCTTGGCCGGATACATGCAGGATGGCAGGATGTCCGTGGTTCGAAGGTTTTTCTGCCTCTTTGTCACATTCGACTTGGTCTTCGTTTCGCTGCTGTGGCTCATTTGCATTGTG ATCAATGGAGACAATATATTCACTGCCTTCCACAAACAAATCGTGGAGTACACCATCTACAAATCGCTCTTTGATGTTGTAGCCGTCGCTATCTGCCGATTTGTGGTGCTTATATTTTTCTACGCCGTATTGTACATCAATCACTGGTCCATCATAGCG CTCTCTACAAGTGGGTCTTGCTTGTTCCTCATATCCAAGGTGTTTGTGTTCGAT TGGCTGGATTCAAAGCAGCAGGTATTTGAGGTAATCCTCATAATAACCTCGTTCATACTGGCTTGGGGAGAAGCCTGGTTCCTGGACTGTAGGGTGATTCCTCAAGAGCGACATGCCCAACACTATTTCCGGA CTATGACTTCAAATGATCGCACGCCCATGGATCAGCCTGCCATTTTGATTGAGCAAGAACGGCCTCCGCAAAGTGTAACCGATTTTTATTCACTCATGGACACGGCTCGTCATTCCGACGAGGAGGATGAGTTG GATGATGAGTACACACAAATGGGATTGGATTGCCTTCGAAAGGCCTACGAGATCATCGAGTCTAGTGACTGGAAGGTGGAAAAAGTTACCCAGAAAGGCGACACCATACACAGCACTCAGCGCGACAAGATTGGAAAGATTTACAAGTTGACG GCACGCATCAAGTATCCTGCAAAGGCTCTGATGGAAGATCTGTTCTATCGCATTGAGGACTGCCCCAAGTGGAATCCTGCTCTTTTGGAGTCCAAAATAGTGCGC AAAATCAACTCCTACACCGATATTACCTATCAGGTATCTGTGGGCGGAGGAGGTGGCATGGTGAAGAGCCGCGACTTCGTGAACTTGCGGTCTTGTAGGCTCTTTTACAATGGTCAAATCTGCGATGACGATGAGACGGCTCAGCTCAGCAGCGACGATGGGAACATCAGTCTAAATCGGTCTTGCGAGGGTAGTGTTAGTACCATTTCCGATGGTGACTCAAACACCCCTCTGCTGCCCAGTAGCGTGTCTAGTTGCAAGGCAACGTTTCCCAGTTCATCCAAGGGAGCcactatgcctttcgacacccTGGGCAACAGCTTGGGCGCCAAGAGCCTAGGTCCCATCGTGAACTTTGACGAGGAGCCACCGCCACTGGATCAGGACGAGTTCGAGGATGCTAAGGACAAGGTCGACGGCGAAGCGAATAACATGACAAAACCAAATGCACCCAGCGTGGGCAAAACCAAGGACAAGGTTTGGGTCACTTCGGCGATTAGTGTGCAATATGCTGCAGTTCCACCTTCACCCAAATACACAAG aGGGCAGAACATTGTCAGTGGGTTTGCGTTTCGTGAAATCGTTGGCAAGTCGGATAGCTGCATTGTGGAGTGGGTGCTTTGCCTAGACCTAAAAGGCTATATTCCTCGCTATGTCCTGGATGCA GCCCTCACCTCCTCCATGACCGATTACATTAGCAATCTGCGCAAGCACGTCAACGAACTGAGGCAGAGGGGGCGGGGTCGAGCCCCCAGGACCCACTAG
- the LOC6618838 gene encoding neuropeptide SIFamide — protein sequence MALRFTLTLLLVTILVAAILLGSSEAAYRKPPFNGSIFGKRNSLDYDSAKMSAVCEVAMEACPMWFPQNDSK from the exons ATGGCTCTTCGATTCACGCTCACTCTGCTCCTGGTCACGATCCTGGTCGCAGCCATACTTTTGGGCTCCAGTGAGGCAGCCTACAGGAAGCCTCCGTTCAACGGCAGCATCTTCGGCAAACGCAACAGCCTAG ACTACGACAGCGCCAAGATGAGCGCCGTTTGCGAGGTGGCCATGGAGGCGTGTCCCATGTGGTTTCCCCAGAACGACAGCAAATAG